The DNA region TCAGGTGGGCCATGAGGCTGGGGGAGACGGGTTGCCAGCGGGCGGTTTCGGCTTTCTCGCGTAGGTAGATGGTGCATTGGGCGGGGTTGAGGTCGCGTGGTCGTAGGTCGAGTGCGCCGCCTCGTCGGCAGGCGGTCTCGGTGTGGAGGCGGACGAGGAGGGCGTCGAGTTCGGGTTCGTCGCCGGTGGTGGCGGCGTAGTGGTTGATCTCGGCGAGTTGGTGGTTGGACAGTGCGCCGCGGGTGGAGGGGAGTCGGCGGGGTTTGTCGGCGCGGCGTGCGGGGTTCTCGGCTTCGGTGATGAGGCCGTCGTTCTCGGCGTGTTTGTAGAGGCATCGCAGGGCGGCGATGAAGTTCTCGGCGGTGTTACGGCCGCCGCGGGAGTTGCGGCGGATGATGGCGTTGGCCTGGATTTCTTCGCGGAGTTGTGCGATCTCGCTTGGGGTGGGTTCGAGCAGGGTGCGGGATCCCCATTTGGCCGCGATTCGTTTCCAGTAGGTCATGTAGCTGCGCGCGGTGTTTTCCTTCATGGCGGCTTCGACGACTGGGATGTAGGCGTCGAATGTCGGCACCGGTTTGCGGTCTTCGGGTTCGTTCATGAGGTCGGAGGGGTCTACGCCCATGCGCTGCAGCAGCATCCGCGCTGCGGCGAGAACCTCGGGTTCGTTGGTCATCGGGACTCACGCCCTTGGGAGAGGGTGGCGTGGTAGGCGGTGATCATCGTGTCGAGCGCGGCCAGTGGGTGCACGACCAGGACGTCGTAGTTGGGGTCGGCGACGAGGAGGACTTGATCTCCGGCGGCGATGCCCACGCGGTGGCGCACGACGGCCGGGAGCATGACGTAGGGCTTGGTGCCCATGCCGAACGCCCCTGTCGGCTCGCGATGTATCACGACCGAGGCGTCGACCACAGAGATATGCAGGCGGTCCCCGTGGGTCCAACCCAGCGCAGTGACGGTAGGCCCGTTGGACACCCAGCCCTTGGAATCGACCCGCGCCATGCCGTAGCGGAGAGATCCGGCGCGGGGAAGGGGCGGCAACTCGGCCAGCGGCAGTGGAGCGCTCGGGGTAACAGGCCCTCGTCCGGCCACGGTGGTGGTCACTCGGGGAGGGATGAGCGCGGCGATTCGGCGGTCACTCATGGTCGACACCCCCGCCAACGCCGAGCAGGGGGGCGGGTCGACCAAAGGGTCGAAAAGCGATCCTACGAGCTCGCTGCGTGATCACAAACGAGCCATCTGTGTGCGGGAGAATTCCCACGTTCTGGTGTCCGAGGGGGGACTTGAACCCCCACGCCCGTTAAGGGCACTAGCACCTCAAGCTAGCGCGTCTGCCATTCCGCCACCCGGACTTGCGGTCTCCCGCTGGTGTGCGCACAGAGTATCGGATGGGGTGCAGTGGTCCCAAATCGGGGGCGCCCATCCTCACGGGGAGTGGTAGGAAAGCGGTGTGACCGTGGAGCAGAGGGACACCCTGGCGCTAGCTGAGGCCGAGTCGGTGCAGTTGACCAGTGACTTGATCAGGATCGACACCACGAACACCGGAGATCCGGCGACCGTGGTGGGGGAGCGGGTGGCGGCTGAGTTTGTGGCTGAGAAGTTGGCTGAGGTGGGGTTCGAGACCACTTACGTCGAGTCTGGGGCCAAGGGGCGGGGGAACGTTTTCGCGCGGTTGGAGGGTGCGGACCCGAGTCGGGGGGCGTTGTTGGTGCACGGGCACCTCGACGCGGTGCCCGCTGATCCCTCGGAGTGGTCGGTTCATCCGTTCTCCGGGGCGGTGCAGGACGGCTACGTGTGGGGGCGGGGGGCCGTCGACATGAAGGACATGGTGGCGATGACGCTCGCCACGGCTCGGCGGATGAAGCGGGACAACATCGTGCCGCCGCGGGACATCATTTTCGCCTTCCTTGCCGATGAGGAGGCCGCGGGGGACTACGGGTCGCAGTGGTTGGTGCGGAATCGGCCGGAGTTGTTCGAGGGGGCGACGGAGGCGATCTCCGAGGTCGGGGGCTTCTCAGTCACCGTCAAGGACGATGTGCGGGCCTATCTGATCGAGACCGCGGAGAAGGGGATCGCCTGGTTGAAGTTGCGGGTTCGGGGGCGGGCCGGGCATGGGTCGATGGTTCATGAGGACAACGCGGTCACGAAGCTGACTCAGGCCGTGGCCCGGTTGGGCACGCACAAGTTCCCGCTCGTTCTGACCGACTCCGTGAGGGAGTTCCTCGCCGCGATCACCGAGATGACCGGGATGGAGTTCGACGAGGCCGACCTTGACGGGGCCGTGGCCAAGCTGGGCGCGGTGGCGCGGGTCGTGGGTGCGACGATTCGGGACACCGCGAACCCGACGATGCTGACTGCCGGTTACAAGGCCAACGTCATCCCCTCGGTGGCCGAGGCCGTCGTGGACTGCCGGGTGCTGCCGGGCAGGCAGGAGGCCTTCGAGCGCGAGCTCGACGAGATCCTCGGGCCCGACGTCGAGCGCGAGTGGATCGCCAGTCTTCCGCCGGTCGAGACGACGTTCGACGGTGCGCTGGTCGAGGCGATGAGCGCGTCGATCGTGGCCGAGGATCCTGGTGCCCGCGCGATCCCCTACATGCTGTCGGGTGGCACGGATGCCAAGGCGTTCCACACGTTGGGGATCCGCTGCTTCGGTTTCGCCCCGTTGAAGTTGCCCGCCGACCTCGACTTCTCCGCTCTCTTCCACGGCGTTGACGAGCGGGTTCCGGTCGACGCGTTGCAGTTCGGGACGCGGGTGTTGGATCGGTTCCTGCGAAGCTGCTGAGGACATGCCAGGATTCGCCCGTGCCCACAACCGAGCGATTCGCCCTGTCCGACGGGGCGAAGCTCGCGTTGTCGCGCGCGGGCGATCCTGGCGCGGCTGTGACCGTTGTCCTCGCGCACAGCTACGCGCAGGACCAGAGGGTCTGGCACAAGATCATCGACACCCTGCCCGACGCCGGGGATTGGCCGGTGCAGGTGGTGGCCTACGACCATCGCGGGCATGGCCAGTCCAGCGCCGCTGACGAGCAGACCGCGACCGTCGAGCGCCTCGGTGACGACCTGGCCGAGGTGATCGACGGGGCGGTCCCGCGGGGTCGGGTCGTGTTGGTGGGGCACGGCATGGGCGGGTTGACGCTGATGGCGCTGACCGCCCGCCACCCGGCGCTGTTCACCGAGCGGGTGGCGGGGTTGGCGTTCCTGTCGACGGCGGCGGGCTCGGCCATGGAGGCCGCGCTGCCCAGTTCGGTCGGCAAGCTGGTCCAAGACCTGCGGGCCATCCTCGGCGCGAAGATCATCGACCGGGTGAGTCAGCGCATCGACAAGGCCAAGACCATCGGGTTGCGTTGGCTGCTGCTGGGCGAGGACCCCGATCCCGACGATGTCCGGCTGGTCGCGGAGATGGTGGCCGCGCACTGGCCGGACACCGTCGCGCTGTTCAAACCCGCCCTCGACCGCTATGACCGCGAGGCCGCGCTGACCGTCGCCTCGGATACGCCGGTGGTGGCGATGGTCGGTGACCGGGACCGCTTGGTTCCCGAATCGCACGCCGAGGCGCTGGCCGGCGCGGTGCAGGACGGCACCTCGGTGGTCCTGCCCGGCCTGGGCCACATGCTCCCGCTCGAAGGCGTGGCCCAGGTGCTGCCCCGGCTGGTGGGCTTGGTGCACGCGGCGTCGCGGCGGTGAACCGTTCTGTCACAGCTCGCGTACCGGATCGTGGAGGTGGCTCACATGCCTGAGTTCGTCGACGGACTTCCGCTGCACCCGCTGATCGTCCACCTTGTCGTCATCCTGATCCCGGCGGCCGCCCTGGGCACGATAATGATCGCGTTGTGGCCCGCCGCGCGGGCGCGGTTGGGCTGGATCGTGGTCGGCGCGGCGGCGTTGGCCGCGCTGCTGACGCCGTTCACCGCGAACAGCGGCAAGAAGCTCGCCGCCAGGCTGCCCGAGCAGGAGCTGATCAACACCCACGAGCGGCTCGGCGACCTGATGATCTACTTCACGGTGCCGGTGTTCGTGATCGCGCTGGGGCTGATGCTGGTGCACCGCGCGGCCAACAGCGCGCAGCCGCCGTCGTGGACCAAGGCGGCACTCATCGTCGTCGCGATACTGTCGGTCGGCGCCGGGGTGGCCGCGACCGTGCACGTCTACCGCGTCGGCGAGGCCGGGGCGCGGGCGGTGTGGGACGGGTTCGACAAGCTGCCCGTCAGGTGATCAGGCCGGGCAGCGGGCTCGCCCGCCGCTTGCGCCGCAGCCAGATCTTGCGGGTGCCGTCGGAGTAGAGCCGCACGTTGGACAGCTCCCACCCGGCGAACTCCGCGTGGATGGACAGTTGCGTGGCCGCTGTCAGCCGCGACACCCCGGGGGGCAGCCGCAGCGGCCGGTACTCCCAGTCGCCGTCGATCACCCCGTCTGTCATGGTTCGATCACCTGGACACCTCCTCCGTTGGCGGACGCCACCACCACGCGCCCGCTGGCCGGGTCGACGGCCACCGCGTTGGGCTGGCCGACGGTCGGGAACCGGTACCGCTGCTCAGGTTGCTCGGCCGCGACGTGGAAGCCGACGACCTCGTTCGTCTCGGTCAGGGTGACCCACGCCAGGTCGCGGCGCGGGTCGTAGGCGATCGCGAACGGGCCGCCCGCGACCGGGAAGCGCTGGCGCATCAGCAGCGGGTCCAGCGAGAACGCCAGCAGCGCGCCACCGCGGGTGTCGGTCACCAAGATCCGGCCGAACCGGTCGACGACGCCGTTGGTCGCGCCCTGGCCCGCGCGCAGGCCCTCGCCGATGGTGCCTTTGGCGACGTCCATCTCGAACACCGCGTTGCGCAGCCGGTCGAGCACGGCGGCGCGCTCGCCGACGGTGTAGACCTGATCGGCGCTGAGCAGGCCGCCGCTGATGGACCGGTGGGTCCCGTTGCCCGCGAGCACCGCCACCGACTTGGTCTCGCGAACCGCCACCAGCGTGCTGTCGCCGTAGCCCGCCGCGCCCGCGGCGGCGCCGTCGAGGGTCGTCACACGCACGTCGGGCAGGGTGACCTGGACGACGCCCTTGCTGGTCGCGGCGAGCAGCGGGCCGCCTTCCTTGGCCAGCGTCAGTGTCTCGGCCATGGCGGGCAGTTCGACCGCGCGCGGCGCCCTGTCGAGCGCATCGATGTCGTAAAGCCGCAGGCCAGGGGCTGATTCGACGGCGACGGCGAGCGTGCGGGTGCGGCCGTCGACGACCGCGGCGGTGACCCCGGACAGCGGCATGACCGTGCCCGCGGGCGTCGCGGTGGGGGCGGGGGAGCGGGCGGCGGTGGCGGCGACCGGGTTGGCGGAGACCATCAGCTCGTCCTGCGGCTGCGCGTCGGACGAGCAGCCCGCGGCGAGCGCGGTGATGGCGACGGCGGCGGCAAAGCGTCGCAACAAGCTTCCTCCGGGCAACCTCGGTGAACAGTCTTGCCTCCAGCATCCCGCACGTCGGCCCGGGAAGCCACGTCCCGCGCCGACACGTGTCTCACACATGGACACCGAGTGGACACCGATCTGTAACAAATCGGGGTTGGGCGTCGACGGAGTGGACACGGAGGTGACCATGGCGATCGACCCGGCCCACCTGCCCATCCTCGGCGATCCCCGTCCGACGCCCGCGCCCACCCCGGTGCGCGTGGCCTGCGGACTGTTCGTCACCCAGGTCGCGCTGTCGGTGCTGCACCTGACCGTCAGCTGGGCGAACACCGGTGTCGATCTGTCCCTCTACTTCGTTCCGCTCGCCCTCACCCTGTGGTTCGCGGTGTGCGTGACCGATGGCCGCGACTGGGCGCGCACCGGGGCCGTCGTCGTGTCGGGTCTGTCCGCGCTGCTGTCGGTGGGGCTGATCAGCGGCCCGTTCGACGTCGTCGTGGTCCTGCCGATGCTGACCGCGGTCGGGTTCGGCGCCCACCTGGTCTATCGGGCGGACGTGCGCGAGTTCTTCGAGCAGGCGGACGAGCGGGTCTGATCACTCGCCGATGGTCAGGATGCCCTCGGGCAGCTGTGGCATGTCGACGCCGAGCCAGATCGTGCGCCAGTCGGGCACCTCGAAGAACCGGCGCAACTCGGCGAAGCCGCTGAGCCAGCCCATCCACGAGCCGTAGGGCGGGTGTTCGGGGTCGAAGCCGGTCTGGGTGAAGGTGAGCCGGGTCTTGCCCTCGGTGCCTTCCAGCTCCCAGGTGGCTACCTCGGTGCCCGGCCAGGCCAATGCCAGCGAGCGGCCTTCGTCGAAGTCGACGATCTTCGCGGCTTCCGCGTCGTTGTCGAATCCGCCCATGGCGAATCGGCCCCCGACGTATGGCTCGATCTCGATCCTCGCACCGAACCAGCGGGAGAAGGTGGGCGGGTCGACGAGCGCGTGGAAGACACGCGCGGGCTCGGCGTCGATGGTGAACACGGCGCGCATCTCCGGGTCGGTGAAGTCGCACAGGGCGGTGAGGTCGCGGTCGTCGAGGTGATCGACCAGGTTGGCCACCGCCATCGCCCAGAACGTCTGCAGCGCCGACCGCGCGTCCTGTTCGAGCTTCATCTCGTCCCAGGTCGGCATGTCCGACTGGGTGAGTGTGAGGACGGTGGTGTCGGCGGTCTCGGCTTCGAGCGCGATGTCGAC from Alloactinosynnema sp. L-07 includes:
- a CDS encoding site-specific integrase, whose translation is MTNEPEVLAAARMLLQRMGVDPSDLMNEPEDRKPVPTFDAYIPVVEAAMKENTARSYMTYWKRIAAKWGSRTLLEPTPSEIAQLREEIQANAIIRRNSRGGRNTAENFIAALRCLYKHAENDGLITEAENPARRADKPRRLPSTRGALSNHQLAEINHYAATTGDEPELDALLVRLHTETACRRGGALDLRPRDLNPAQCTIYLREKAETARWQPVSPSLMAHLIDHAQQRGATDPQSKLLRYRNGAPITSRRYDHLWNRIGRYLPWVTTLNVSTHWLRHTTLTWVERNFGYAVAHAYAGHNDATDHANATMTYVKATLNDVATALATMTNEPHPLAN
- a CDS encoding M20/M25/M40 family metallo-hydrolase, encoding MEQRDTLALAEAESVQLTSDLIRIDTTNTGDPATVVGERVAAEFVAEKLAEVGFETTYVESGAKGRGNVFARLEGADPSRGALLVHGHLDAVPADPSEWSVHPFSGAVQDGYVWGRGAVDMKDMVAMTLATARRMKRDNIVPPRDIIFAFLADEEAAGDYGSQWLVRNRPELFEGATEAISEVGGFSVTVKDDVRAYLIETAEKGIAWLKLRVRGRAGHGSMVHEDNAVTKLTQAVARLGTHKFPLVLTDSVREFLAAITEMTGMEFDEADLDGAVAKLGAVARVVGATIRDTANPTMLTAGYKANVIPSVAEAVVDCRVLPGRQEAFERELDEILGPDVEREWIASLPPVETTFDGALVEAMSASIVAEDPGARAIPYMLSGGTDAKAFHTLGIRCFGFAPLKLPADLDFSALFHGVDERVPVDALQFGTRVLDRFLRSC
- a CDS encoding alpha/beta fold hydrolase, giving the protein MPTTERFALSDGAKLALSRAGDPGAAVTVVLAHSYAQDQRVWHKIIDTLPDAGDWPVQVVAYDHRGHGQSSAADEQTATVERLGDDLAEVIDGAVPRGRVVLVGHGMGGLTLMALTARHPALFTERVAGLAFLSTAAGSAMEAALPSSVGKLVQDLRAILGAKIIDRVSQRIDKAKTIGLRWLLLGEDPDPDDVRLVAEMVAAHWPDTVALFKPALDRYDREAALTVASDTPVVAMVGDRDRLVPESHAEALAGAVQDGTSVVLPGLGHMLPLEGVAQVLPRLVGLVHAASRR
- a CDS encoding DUF2231 domain-containing protein, producing MPEFVDGLPLHPLIVHLVVILIPAAALGTIMIALWPAARARLGWIVVGAAALAALLTPFTANSGKKLAARLPEQELINTHERLGDLMIYFTVPVFVIALGLMLVHRAANSAQPPSWTKAALIVVAILSVGAGVAATVHVYRVGEAGARAVWDGFDKLPVR
- a CDS encoding DUF5703 family protein — its product is MTDGVIDGDWEYRPLRLPPGVSRLTAATQLSIHAEFAGWELSNVRLYSDGTRKIWLRRKRRASPLPGLIT
- a CDS encoding YncE family protein; protein product: MLRRFAAAVAITALAAGCSSDAQPQDELMVSANPVAATAARSPAPTATPAGTVMPLSGVTAAVVDGRTRTLAVAVESAPGLRLYDIDALDRAPRAVELPAMAETLTLAKEGGPLLAATSKGVVQVTLPDVRVTTLDGAAAGAAGYGDSTLVAVRETKSVAVLAGNGTHRSISGGLLSADQVYTVGERAAVLDRLRNAVFEMDVAKGTIGEGLRAGQGATNGVVDRFGRILVTDTRGGALLAFSLDPLLMRQRFPVAGGPFAIAYDPRRDLAWVTLTETNEVVGFHVAAEQPEQRYRFPTVGQPNAVAVDPASGRVVVASANGGGVQVIEP
- a CDS encoding SRPBCC domain-containing protein, translated to MTDMTLRVRVPAPVDRVHRALTDADELTAWFAEHAEVSLPDTYTFWGRHTPGGDRPAQRLLHVDDTSLRFTWTLDDVETTVDIALEAETADTTVLTLTQSDMPTWDEMKLEQDARSALQTFWAMAVANLVDHLDDRDLTALCDFTDPEMRAVFTIDAEPARVFHALVDPPTFSRWFGARIEIEPYVGGRFAMGGFDNDAEAAKIVDFDEGRSLALAWPGTEVATWELEGTEGKTRLTFTQTGFDPEHPPYGSWMGWLSGFAELRRFFEVPDWRTIWLGVDMPQLPEGILTIGE